The DNA segment CCAAGAAACCCTCGAAGATGCTAAAGGGCGTGGAGATCCTCGCCACCACCAGGGTCGAGCAGACGATAAACTTCGATCTGGCCAGGGTATCGCTCACCGCCCTCTCCAGCGAGGGCAGGGCCGTGCCGGCGATATTCAAGATAACGAGGGACGCGGGCAAGGAGGAGATCGCGACAATAGAGACCGAGGCCGCGCCCATCTCGATCTTCCTGCCGCCGGGCACGTACGACATGGCGGCGGACCTTGTGGAGGCCGGCCCCGAGGCGTTCACGGTCGTTGAGCTGGGGGTGAAGGTCGGCCCGACGGAGCAGCCCGAGCTTTCCTTCGTGTTCCAGAAGGGCACGCTGGCCATAAAGGGGGTAACCACGCTGGGCCAGCCGATCCCGTTCATCTTCCACGCCTTCAAGTCGGGCACCAGGGACCTTGTCGCATCGGGCGCCCTCCCCTCCGAGGGTGGGTCGGCCCAGCTGGCGCCGGGCAACTACGACTTCATAGTCATGGGCGAGGATCCCGGGATGATCGCGAGCCCGCGCACGAAGATCGGCGGGGTGGCGATAAAGGCGGGCGAGACCACGGAGCTGACCGCCATATTCGAGATGGGCACCGTGAAGCTCTCCGCGATCGACGGCAAGGGGAACCCCGTCCCCTCGGAGTTCATCCTCAAGGACGAGGAGACGGGGCTCGAGATGATGCGCGCGGCGAGCCCCGCCGGGGCGCCCGCGGAGATCTCCGTGCCGCCGGGCACCTACTCCGTCACCGCCTACAGCACCAAGTCGATACTCGAGCCGAAGCCCTCCGTCACCGAGGAGGGCCTCGTCGTCGCGGCCAACCAGCCGACCTCGAAGGTGATACAGTTCGTGCTCGGGACGCTGAGGCTCCGCGGCCGCAACGTCAAGGAATCGCCTGTCAGGACCGAGTTCACCCTCTACAAGGCCGCCTCCGACGAGGTCGCCGCGAAGGCGCCGCCCTCGAACGACTGGATGGTCTTCGACCTCTCCCCCGGCCTCTACGACGCGCTGGCGGTCGACATGACCCCCGTCACCGGCGAGGGGAACGTCACTCCCATGATCTGGATCCGCGACATCAAGATCGAGGACGGAAAGACGGTGAGCCACGAGGCGATATTCACCGCGGGCAAGCTCAAGATCATCGGGCGCGGGGCCAACAACAGGATCATAAGCTGCAGCTTCAGGGTGTTCCGCTACGCCACCGACACGCCGCTCATCACCGGCCAGACGACCAACGACTGGGAGATATTCGAGATCGACCCGGGCAAGTACTACGTTGAGGCGAGCTACTCCTCCGAGGAACAGGACGTCACCCTCAAGAAGTGGGTCAACCTGGACGTGGGCGAGAACGAGATCGTCGAGCTGGTCCTGCGGTTCTAAGTCACCCAAGCAACACCGTCTTACTTGGGTCAATCCGGCAATGTGTAGGTCTTCTGTTTTCCTTCGACGTGCAGGATCTGCGTGATGATCGCGGCAGCCGCGGCGGAGACCGAGCTCGTCTCCGGCTCGAGCTCCAGCGAGATCCCGTCGCGGTCCAGCGCGATCGCGGCGAGCCCGAGCTTCGCCAGCAGCCCGTCGCCCCCCCTCTCGAACTCGAAGGTCGCGGGCACCGGTATCATGATCGGCTCGCCGTCGGCCGAGAACGCGGAGAGCGCGAGCGAGAGCTTCTCCGAAAGCTGGGAGACGAGGCTCGATGCGGGGACGGTGGTCGCGTTGCTCCCGGGCATCGGCGTGAGAACGAGCCTCGTGCGGTCCGCAAGGATGCGCAGCGGGAGCGCGAAGGCCGATTCGTCCGAGGGGTCGGGGAGCGGCTCGCCGATCTCGACTGCCGCGAGCAGCGTCATGTCGAGGCTTATGACCTGGCCGTTCCACGGGTCGGGATCGGAGGGCCTCATCGACCGTATGACCGGAGTTCCGTCCGCGCCGACCTGCACCGCAGGGTTTCCGTACCGGTCCGGCTCGACCGAGGGATCGATCTCGAGCGCGTAGAACGAGAGGGAGAGCCCCCCGAGCTCCACGGAGAGGACGGGGCCGCGCGGCTCGTACGCCGGGGCCGCCTCGCCCCCGTCGGACTTCGCCACAGGCGGGAGCTCGTGCGGCTCAACCGCCGCGACCCTGGCGCCCAGCGCCCTGTTCGCGCGCACCGCTATCATCAGCGGGTGGCTGCCCTGCAGATAGCCGTAGGTGGTGAGCGCGGTGCCGAACATCTCCGAGACCCTCGGCCTTATGTGGCAGAGGGTCGGCTTGTCCTCGTTCCCCTCGCCCGGCTCGAAGGCGTCGCACTCCTCCACGAAGTCGAAGCCCATGCCCTCGAAGAACAGCTCGTGCACGTCCACGTCCAGAAGGCCCCTGTGCGCCCTGCCGTCGCCCTGCGCCGTCGCGGCGAAGATCAGGGCGCCCGCCGCGTCGAGCGCGACCGACACGCCCGCGTCGCCGGCCGCATCGGAAGGGGTTGCGAACGAGCGCTCGCCGAAACCCTCACCCCTGATGATCCCCGCGGAGGGGATCTTCGCCCAGGCCGGCGTGTGCGAGTAGATGGAATGGGCCCCGACCGCGAGCCCCGCGTCCGCGAGGACCCCCGAGGGGAAGAGGTCGATGGAGCTGCCCGGCATGAGACCAAGCGGGACGGTCACGCCACGGCCCCCGCGCCTGCCGGCCGGGGCGGACAGTGACCCGATGGACAGCGCCGGGATCTCGGCCCCGTCGCGCAGGAGCCCGGTGAGCGCGGCGGATCCCCCGCAGTAGATCGCCTCGTTCAGCGAGTCGAGCACCTTCTCGTTTATCACGCCGGTCTGCGCGTTCAGCGAGTTGATCGCGGCGCACGCCTCCTTCGCCTTACCTTTCGCCAGGTCCATGTCGCACCTGACGAACCCTCCCCACGAGTTCGCGCCGCCCACGATGTTCTCCGGTATCAGCGCGGCCGGGATGTGCTTGCAGTAGCTCCCCGCCTTGTAGTCGCAGTCGTCGTGCGGGCTGCTCAAGAGCAGCATGGGCATCCCGTCGCCGTCGTCGGCCTGCTCCAGCGAGATGTCGAGCAGCGCCTTGCGGAACGAAATTATGAGCGGCAGCGGGGGCAGGTCCTTGTCCGGGACGAGGTCGATGCCGATCTCGGCGTCCTTCAACGAGGCGGCCAGCGCCATCGTCCCCTCGCCGAACTCGAGGCCCTTGATGAGCGCCTCGCCCAGCGCCGGGCTCCCCCTCAGCTCCGCGGTGAACCCCTCGATGCCCGCCGAGCTGCACTTGGGGACCGCTATTTCGTTCCCATCGCCGTCCTGGCCCCCGCCACCGCCCATGCCCGAGAGCATCTCCCCGATCAGGGCGTCCCTCTCGTCCGAGGCGAGGAAGTTGTTGATGAACGGGAGCACGATCACCCTGGCGGTGCGGGAGGGGATCGCGATCTCCACGGCCGACGGCACATCCATGGCCCCGCCGCCCGCGTGCGGAGAGAGTATCTTGCCCCAGCCGAAGGTCCAGGCGAACTCCTCCATCCCCGAGGCGGCGGCGATCGTCGCCACGTTGATCCCGACCCTCGGGTTCAAGGTGAGGGAGTACGCGCCCTGCGGATCGGGGCACACGCCGATGGGCGCGTCCCTGTTGAAGCGCACGTCGACGCACCCGGTCTCGCCCGCGATCCTGAACTTCCAGTGCATCGCGGGGTAGCGGTCCATGTCATACGACGGAAGCGGCTCGGGCGAGAGGAAGGTGATCCCGTCCACGGTCTCGCCCGGGCCCGTGCCCTGGAAAGATACGGGGCCGACCGAGGGGCACGCCCCCTCGACCGCGGCGTTGCAAGCCCTGATCGTGAGCGAGTTCTGTCCCGCCCCCACCGGCACCCCTATGGAGAAGAGCCCCTGCCCTCCCTGCTCGACCGTGGAGGCGCACTCCACGCGCCTTGTGTTCCCGTCCGGACCGGTGATCACGTTCTCCACCGACACCTCGACTCCGTTGGTGGAGGCGCCGATGAAGTCGCAGAACTGGCAGCCGGAAAGGAGCGA comes from the Pseudomonadota bacterium genome and includes:
- a CDS encoding VWA domain-containing protein → MKQKLAAPTLALPPQEAKEAPKKEAGPAPEEPALGPRTSPAEAPSGREPPKGPLAMPAAPGELALPHARLEGDVSALPAPALSPSEEAPKEAPEAIRYEPRLVTSKTNVNLLIDASGSMSAPLGISAESKFDVMRKALYGVIYEMRQQQADFPRNISIRLFGAGYDASENNCEDSSLAVGMGEPDADAIRASLDKVVPRGQSPIAYAISRAADDFPGGLAVERVMVLVADGWDTCEADPCSAAGAIDAGPVKTAINVVAFDVSAEDQQKLACITEKTDGRLFVARNEAELAAALDQAINSTVPYNLKLSAQAGGMPLPFTVDIYEAGTSKVVRHGESLGTKLLNLPPGTYDILIEYTGSPEPKKPSKMLKGVEILATTRVEQTINFDLARVSLTALSSEGRAVPAIFKITRDAGKEEIATIETEAAPISIFLPPGTYDMAADLVEAGPEAFTVVELGVKVGPTEQPELSFVFQKGTLAIKGVTTLGQPIPFIFHAFKSGTRDLVASGALPSEGGSAQLAPGNYDFIVMGEDPGMIASPRTKIGGVAIKAGETTELTAIFEMGTVKLSAIDGKGNPVPSEFILKDEETGLEMMRAASPAGAPAEISVPPGTYSVTAYSTKSILEPKPSVTEEGLVVAANQPTSKVIQFVLGTLRLRGRNVKESPVRTEFTLYKAASDEVAAKAPPSNDWMVFDLSPGLYDALAVDMTPVTGEGNVTPMIWIRDIKIEDGKTVSHEAIFTAGKLKIIGRGANNRIISCSFRVFRYATDTPLITGQTTNDWEIFEIDPGKYYVEASYSSEEQDVTLKKWVNLDVGENEIVELVLRF